The following nucleotide sequence is from Tribolium castaneum strain GA2 chromosome 5, icTriCast1.1, whole genome shotgun sequence.
AGGAGTTTCAACGTTGAGGTTGCTCGTGTGGCTGAGCAAGTCTCAACCAAAGAAACGGGGTTAATGAGGATGCAGTTTTGGGAAGACGCTTTAGAGAAATGCTTTTCGGGGAATTGTGACAAAGTGCCCAGACATCCAGTCGCGATAGAACTATTCAAcgtaattaaaaagaaattcagaAAAGAATTCTCTGTTCGCTTATAAGCGCCAATTTTTACGGCTGTTTTTTAGGCCATAAGCCGGAATAAATTATCTAAACGCCACCTAAAGAACCTCATTCTCTCCCGGAAAGAACATTTTAACTTAAACACCTTTCATAAATTGGAGGATATGGAAACGTACTCAGAACGATCGGTTTCAAGTGTGTATTACTTAATCCTGGAAGGGTGCGATATAAGAAATATTAATGCAGATCACGCAGCTTCTCACTTAGGAAAAGCGCAAGGAATTGTCCAAAATTTACGGTAAATGTCCcacttataatttatttattaaatatcatcagcgttcttaattttttaggtgtATACCAcagtgtaaaaatttaaactttgtGCCACTGCCTCAATCaattctagtcaaaaataacgtGAGTCAAGAAGAATTGCTTCGGCACAAATCGTCGCAGCCTTTAAGTGACTGTGTTTACGAAGTAGCAACCAGGGCTCATCAGCATTTGATGAAAGCACGAAGTTTACAAGAAAAGGTTCCACCTGAAGGACGGAGCGTTTTGTTGCCAGCGGTGGCGACGTTTGCGTTCTTAAAAAGACTGGAAAATGTGAATTATGACATATTTCATCCACAGTTGAAGGCCAGACCGTGGAATTTGTTGTTCAAAATGTGGTTtagcaattttaaaaataaatattaaaagtgaaacgttttttattgacccttttatcacattttttggTTGTTTATTTCAAGTTGCATTTTCACTGctaattttgtgtaaaaatgcAACTGGTATGAGTTATTGTTTGGGATCAGTTGAACTTGTTTGGAAGGGGAAAATAAcgaaat
It contains:
- the sicily gene encoding NADH dehydrogenase (ubiquinone) complex I, assembly factor 6, which codes for MNLLKQIRMTRKNIGVRNSSSQTTANYCMNLVKSYDYENFLSTLLLKGKSRSCAFAVRSFNVEVARVAEQVSTKETGLMRMQFWEDALEKCFSGNCDKVPRHPVAIELFNAISRNKLSKRHLKNLILSRKEHFNLNTFHKLEDMETYSERSVSSVYYLILEGCDIRNINADHAASHLGKAQGIVQNLRCIPQCKNLNFVPLPQSILVKNNVSQEELLRHKSSQPLSDCVYEVATRAHQHLMKARSLQEKVPPEGRSVLLPAVATFAFLKRLENVNYDIFHPQLKARPWNLLFKMWFSNFKNKY